The following proteins are encoded in a genomic region of Ostrea edulis chromosome 7, xbOstEdul1.1, whole genome shotgun sequence:
- the LOC130046336 gene encoding uncharacterized protein LOC130046336, protein MKFSNKVDEYRVKRREKMRLPGTKRKRCLILKQERAMQMNASEAFEGSTCQSEIGLGTEADIEQIPNPIPKPNFCAVRKLKNTEAKYIIFDFETTGLIRQGAMPHITQIGAVEIESGNVFSTYVQPKIPIEPGAEETTGIVCDGTSVFAHGSKVTAVPIREAILNFLKWLGTFGKYGIILIAHNGRVFDFRVLSRTIDCIGLQEDFLEIVYDFTDSLSLIRSKHKKLEKYLQIFFYLSTSVMRLILHMMQWKM, encoded by the exons ATGAAGTTCTCCAACAAAGTGGATGAATACAGGGTGAAACGAAGGGAGAAGATGAGATTGCCAGGGACAAAAAGGAAAAGATGTCTTATCCTAAAACAAGAAAGAGCAATGCAAATGAATGCATCCGAGGCATTTGAGGGGTCCACCTGTCAATCAG AGATTGGTTTAGGTACCGAGGCTGACATTGAACAGATTCCGAATCCCATTCCCAAGCCAAATTTTTGTGCTGTCCGAAAGCTGAAGAACACGGAGGCAAAGTACATTATATTTGATTTTGAAACTACAGGCCTTA tcaGACAAGGAGCTATGCCTCATATAACTCAAATTGGCGCAGTGGAGATAGAGTCTGGAAATGTGTTTTCAACTTATGTTCAGCCAAAGATTCCAATAGAGCCCGGAGCAGAAGAAACAACAGGAATAGTCTGTGATGGGACCTCTGTATTTGCACATGGATCCAAAGTCACTGCAGTCCCCATACGTGAAGCGATATTGAACTTCCTCAAGTGGCTAGGTACATTTGGCAAATATGGAATTATACTGATTGCTCACAATGGCCGTGTGTTCGATTTCCGTGTCCTTTCCCGTACCATTGACTGTATTGGATTACAGGAAGACTTTCTAGAAATAGTGTATGATTTTACTGACTCATTGTCATTGATTCGTTCAAAACATAAGAAACTTGAAAAgtatttacagatttttttttatctaagcACTTCTGTAATGAGACTTATTCTGCACATGATGCAGTGGAAGATGTGA